One Aegilops tauschii subsp. strangulata cultivar AL8/78 chromosome 2, Aet v6.0, whole genome shotgun sequence genomic window, TCACCGGTGAGAAGCCAAAAAAAAGCTTGGCACAAAATTTAGACTAGAAAAATGTGTAGAACAAAATGATAAACGCATAAAAAGAGTACCTTGCACAATCGGCTCTGCAAACTTCACAGCCTTTCTGCCCTCAACCATTGGTTGCGCCATCATTGGGGCCATGCCTGCCGGGAAAGCAAAGGCAACTGGCGTAATGCACCGCTGGTTGATCTTGGCTGATGCCAAGGCAAAAGCTCGGTGGGGTGAAGGCCATTGGGTGCCTCTCCTGCCTACTAGCCGGACCACGAACAACTTGCGAGGCATAATCCAGGGGTGAAAGATCAACAAACATTTCTGCCTCGTCTGCTGCAGAATCATCAGGCTTATTAGTAGGGCGGGGCGTGTGGTCAGCGGTATCAGTCGCAACTTTCTTGCCAATCTTCTTGTTTGGGCTGTAGGGGACACCAATGTTGACTGGGAGCTTAGAAGTACGCAAATTTAAGTTGGGGTTCTTCGCGGCGGGTAAAGACGCAGTCTGCTCCGGACGTTCACCTCCGTCAGTCGTGCCCAACTTGCCACCTGGGTCAGTTGTACTCCGGTCTTCAGTTTTCTCCATAACATTGCTTTCGGCAGGTGGTGGGAACAGAGTGGATGCAGGCACGTAACCAGAGTCATCTCTGCTGCTCCTAGCTATAGCTGGTGCGTTGGGTATATCTGCAGATTGCTTGCGGGGGCTATGATGCCTAGGTGGAAGACCAGCTCGCGAAACGGTCGCCTTAGCAACCTCTTGAACACCAGAAGCTGGAGCTGTTGTGCCAAGACTCTCACCTGTGGATGGCATATCAGTCTGAACTGTCGCCTCAGCCCCTTCTTTCGTGGACGCAGAAGTGCCACCACCCACGCGCTTGGAATCCGTATCAGATGAGCGGGAATCTTCCTTGCTTAGGTTGATCTCGGGGGTGTCCACTTCAACACTTGCTGATCGGGTGGCATGGCTCACAGCAGCATCCTTCATTGCCAGCAGAGTGGGCAATATCTCAGCAGTCCTGGCAGATACTGACTCATCACTCCCGGATGTACGGATGCCTGCTGTTGTAGCCTGCACATCTGCAACCGGCGGAGAAGGTCGGCCGCTTGCATCAGAGCTAGTTGGAACAATGGACGGTGCAGCAACAGCTTTGTCGACCCGCGCCTCATGAGAATCTGAGTTGCCACTTGTCGACAGCTTTGAGTGTATGTGTTCGAGTGGGTCTCTGGGGTTCTGCTTGGTCACGCGTTTGGTAGTCTTCTTCACCCTGCAAAAAAGCACATGAACAGTGTTAAAAAGTAAACAAAAATAGTTGCCATGGTAGCCATCTTGAAGAATGAAAAAATGTGTGATGTGCCAGAGCTGCCATTTCGGACTAGGTATGGGATGAGTTGCCATATAGGTGGAACAAGAGTTGCCATATAGGTGGAATAAGAATTGCCATGTGACCTAGTTAGCAGTTGCCATGCAGGACAAGCAGGAGTTGCCATGTAGAAAAAAAAGAGATCATGGGAAAACAGCAGTTGCCATGTGAGACTGATGGCAGTAGCCCATGTGGCAAGCTGGACAGCTGCATTGAAAAGCAAAAAATATAGCACTATGACATTGAAAGAACAGGGATAACCTACTTCTTGACTGTCTTCCTCGAGTCTACCAACATGACAGGATCCCCGGTGTTGGACGTCGTCGTACGAGGAGATGACCTAGTGGAAGGGGTGTCACCAGCAATGGGGCACCCTTGTTCAAACGCGCAGAAACACGGGTTGGCGTTGGTGCTTGTTTCTTCATAACTGCTCGCCCACAAGCTGTCGCCTCACTGCACGTGTAAGAAAATGACAAAAAAAGGTACCAAGTGTAAGCCACGAAAATAATTGCCACGCTTAGCAAACAAATGGAAAAAAGGGGTCAGTCTGTTCAAAAGGAGAGACAAACAAGACACTAAAATAGATGTCGAACCTCCTCCTAGCAGCTAAGGGATCGGTCCTAGACCTCTTGCCAGGAGAGCCCTGCCCAACGTCCTCTGGAGCCCTCCCCCTCTTTGAGGGCGACACCCCCTTGTCTCTCACAGCGGTatgttctttgactttctccGGTGGGGGGGCATCTGGTGCAGCCTTGCCCTTCTTACCACCTGCACAAACTTCAACGTGCTCATCATTGGTGTCATGTTGCACGTTCTCCATGTCATCATCATCGTCCTTGTCGAGATCAGCATCTCCATCTAGTTCATCTTGCGTGTCAGGAAGCTCCTGGGAGCTGTTGTAGTTGTACCGGCCACGGCAACCAGTTGGCCGATGTGTCCGTTCTGCAACAAATGGAGTGAACTGCCTCGCAACCAACTTCCCCAGCAAGCCAGTCATTCCGGAAGCAAACTGCCCAATTAGATGCTTAGCAGGTGCCCTTGCCTGTGCACGAAACAACAAGCAAACAGTAACCAACCATACTGGAGTCACGTGCACAAGATCAAAATAAACCAAAACAACCATAGAGATATATCAAAAAAAGAATaagagaaaaacaaaataaaaatccTTGATTACCTCAGGAGGACAAGACGGAGCTGAGTGCACGTCCATCCACTTGCCAAAGTTTTGAGCCCCACCAAACACGCTGTAGTCTATATCATGCTTGGCCATCAGCTGGAAAACATCAAAAGCAGATAGGGATGTaaaagagaaaataaaggaaCACTAACTAACAGCTCATGTATTGCAAAAAAAGAGAGGGGGGGAATGGAAATTTCAACACGGATGGCGGTGTTGCCGTGTGGCGTCAGACATGGGTGCCATGCGCAAGACAGCCATGGCTAACAAGGGCATTCATATCTTGTTAGCCACAGACAGTTGCCATATGGGGATTTTTTTCATATGTTATGTAGCATCGAAATTGAAAGAATGCCATGCAAAAGAAAGGAGGCAGAACTAACTTGCAGCTTTCCATATTTCTTATCAGTTATCTTGTCTGCGGCAAGCACAGCCTTGACAGCATCGTACGTCCACACAGAGACAACAAACTTATGTGGAGGTGGCGGACCTCCTATCCCAGTAAAGTCAACGGTGGACAGATCAAGACGATCGACGTACATCAGCTGGTGTAcacaaataaaaaggaaaaaaatgtcAGTTCCATCATGCTATGTTGAGAAGAAGCTACTGTATATTCCTTGAGTCATCAAGTTGATGGGGACGAAGAAAAAAAGAGTTGCCATTTAGCTGTGTTAGTTGCCATCATGATGTACAATGTGTTAGTTGCCATCAAGTTAATTGTGTTGGAGAAAGGGTGTAGAAGACGAAATGTAGGTGCAAAATTAGGGAGTTGCCGTGTGGAGGCAACTGCGGTTGCCAGGTGTAATGCAATGTAATTGCCATGTGACAACAACTGAAGTTGCCAATGTGGGTTGAACTGGAGTTGCCATGTTGTATCCACTCCAGTTGCCATGTGCTTGCCGAAAGAAAAATGCAACATGGCAACCAAAAAATGTGATGGCAGTTGCCATCTTGTTGTGATGATAGTTGCAACAAGGTCACCGTCATGGTTGCCATGCATGCTGTATGAACAGAGAGTGGATGTATGAAATGATTTTTTTTGTATGTTGTTGACAAACAATATTGCCTTGTAGGCAGCAACCACAGATGCCATGGATTAAACAGAAAGTTGCCTTCACACGTAAACAAAAATCATATAGAAAACAAATGAAAACAAAATGGgttgccatgcatgatcttgTACGGTTCACAATTATCAACGGCTGACACGTTGATTTGGGAAAGCAATCAACGTGGTAAGAGTGTTTGCAAAGGAATAGGGAAAAAATACCATTAAATGGAGTCGACAACCCTTCTGGTACATCTTGTTTGAGAATGCATCATGCAGGAAGTCCGCGATGAACTTACACCAATTCATGTTCTTCACATCTTTCAGCTTCGCCTACGCGACACAAATTTCAGGACAAGAAGTTGCCGCATCAGAAATCAAACAAAAAAACATCAAAAAACTTGCAGTTAATAGCTTACAAATGACATCGGAGTCAAAAGATTGAGGGAATAAAGGAGTAGAGATAGATCATTCACCAGGATGGGAAAGCATTTGTTGCTTGGGCGAAGAGACGCGGTAGGCGCAAATACAGCTGAGATCAGGTACATGAGTAGCTTCATCTTAAAAACCTCGCCATGGGTTTTCATGCCCTCCAGCGAATTTGCCAGCACAGTCGTGTTCGGCATGGATGTCATCCCAGGAAAGAAACGGGCAAACAATGTTACCTCAATCTTATTATTGACCTCATACGGGACTTTGATTTCTCCACGGGGCACACCCAAAGTGCAGAACACTGATTCCTCGTCCAACGGGAGTCTTCCACGTCCCGGAATAACAAATTCCCTGGAGGAGGTATCGTAAGTCTCACCGAGCCAGTCGCATACAGGGTTCACTAGGTTCTTGAACCGAACATCCATCAGAGCCTGCATCCCCATCTCAGCAGCAGCTCCCTTCTGATCGTCGGTAAATCCCTTGGTCAATATAGTCAGGCGTTCCCGTGAAGCCCTATTGCGATAACGTTTCTTCTTCTACAAAACAGACAAATGATAATTTGTTGCCATGTTTCAGTATCATGAAATTTTAGTTCGTAACAGACGATTGCGAACTAAAATGTGACATTCAAAACATATGTCATACGAAAAGTTACCTCATCGCCATCTTTTGTCCGTCCAGTTGCGCGATTATGTTGCGGTAACTCCAtgaaatcatcatcatcgtctTGATGGTCGCCGCGAGTCATTGTGCTGAGATAAGAACAAAATCAAAATGTCAGGGTGAAATGAACTTATGAATGAAGCAGTTGCCACCTAACAAAATGTACTTGTCACATGCCTCAAATTGAAAAAGTGACAAAAAAGCCTAGGCAATATCATAGGAACACCCACACCCCCCTATGATTGTCCAACAATAAAAGTGGCAACTAAACACATTGGCTCTACTTGAAATGTACAGATCATAAGGCACTTACACAAAAATGTTCAAGTTGTCATGTTAGCACAAGACAGTACAAAGAAATGAGCACACCTTCCACTACGCAGACATGTAATGTGGCAACTCACACGCTGTCCTCATATAAAAAATGAGTTGTCATATGTTCAAAGGCAAATGTACTAGGTTGAAATTGCCATGTTAAGATGGAAGACAATTCAAAAAGTGCTGAAAACATCCACTAGACAACCTGTAATGTGGCAATTCACACACTGGCCTCATATTAAAAATGAGTTGCCGTGTAATACAGCCAAATACGTTCAGATATCACTAATCAGCATTGCTAAAAACACAAAATTGAATCTACAGTACAGCGAAGTTGCCACATTATGCTGCCTACAGCATGGCAGCAGCCATAGTGTGCTCACAAAAAAGTTGCCACATGTAAAGCATATTTGTGGCAACTGACACAGTTGATCAGGAAATTAGTTGCCATCCATTACAGATAGTTGCTGAAACTGCCATGGCTGCCTTCATACTACACTTGCAGCATGGCAACGGCCATAGTGTGTTCACAAAAATAGTTGCCACATGGAAAGCATATTTGTGGCAAATGACACAGTTGATCAGGAAATTAGTTGCCATCCAGTGCAGATAATTGCTGAAACTGCCATGGCTGTCTTCATACTACACTTTGAAAATACAACTACATAGATCCAGGGTTAATTGGCAACTATCATAACCTCAAATTCAACAATGAAAAACTCCCCCCACTGATCGCAAATAACATTTCGATGCAATACATAACTAGCAACTAGTAAACGCCAGCTCAATCGCAACGCAGAACCAGGATGTGGCTGTGGATAGGCTGAGCCATACCGGCCTGACTGCCACCGCGGTGGCGACGAAACTACGCAATGCCACCCAAAACGGCAAGCACGGGACTCCGCCGCCGACGGGAACGCCGGAGCACCGCGAATCCGCCGGAATCTCGATGAATCTCGAGCGGAACATTGTCCACAAATGAGAGGGGGGGGGAATGCAGGAAAAGGAATGTGAGCGTGTGAAGGAGCGTTACCTTCAATCTGCAGGCACTCCGGCGAAGACGCTCCGGTCCGGCGAGTCCCACCGACGGCCGCGAATGCCGTCGACTCTTCCGCCTCCGCCACCGCCTTCTCCTCTCGGCTTCTCTTCCAATAGAATGAACTGCGCGGTGGGTTGGGTGAGTAATGAAGTGGAGCGAGTAAATggaaccgtgaggggaggggggGGCGAAGTGCGAGACGTGGTTGACGGCAACCGCAGTCGGGCGACTCGTGCGGGCGCTAAGCAGTTCCACCACACGCCCCTGAGTGGCAACCGTTGACTGCGGAGATGAAACCGGCGTGTGAGCGAACCCTCTCACACACCACACACGCGagttgtcctacgtggcacacaaaatCACCCAAAAcgtgccaagattcgtgcagaaACTATTCAACAGAGATGGAGGCGTGTGGTTGAGTTGGCTagcgcccacacgtgtgggcgttagtgttttcGATAAAATATCCAAAAGTATAGATAAAATACCTTCAATCTGCAGGCACTCCGGCGAAGACGCTCCGGTCCGACAAGTCCTACCGACGTCCGTGAATGTCGTCGACtcttccgcctccgccgccgccttctCCTCTCGGCTTCTCTTCCAATAGAATGAACTGCACGGTGGGTTGGGTGAGTAATGAAGTGGAGCGAGTAAATggaaccgtgaggggaggggggCGAAGTGCGAGACGTGGTTGACGGCAACCGCAGTCGGGCGACTCGTGCGGGCGCTAAGCAGTTCCACCACACGCCCCCGAGTGGCAACCGTTGACCGCGGAGAGGAAACCGGCGTGTGGGTGAACCCTCTCACACACCACACACGCGAGTTGTCCTATGTGGCACACAAAATCACCCAAAACGTGCCAAGATTCATGCAGAAACTGTTCAACGGAGATGGAGGCGTGTGGTTGAGTTGGCTagcgcccacacgtgtgggcgttagtgttttcGATAAAATATCCAAAAGTATAGATAAAATACCTTCAATTTGCAGGCACTCCGGCGAAGACGCTCCGGTCCGACAAGTCCTACCGACGTCCGTGAATGCCTTCGACtcttccgcctccgccgccgccttctCCTCTCGGCTTCTCTTCCAATAGAATGAACTGCGCGGTGGGTTGGGTGAGTAATGAAGTGGAGCGAGTAAATGGAACCGTGAGTGGAGGGGGCGAAGTGCGAGACGTGGTTGACGGCAACCGCAGTCGGGCGACTCGTGCGGGCGCTAAGCAGTTCCACCACACGCCCCCGAGTGGCAACCGTTGACCGCGGAGAGGAAACCGGCGTGTGGGTGAACCCTCTCACACACCACACGCGagttgtcctacgtggcacacaaaatCACCCAAAACGTGCCAAGATTCGTGCATAAACTGTTCAACGGAGATGGAGGCGTGTGGTTGAGTTGGCTagcgcccacacgtgtgggcgctAAGCAGTTCCACCACACGCCCCCGAGTGGCAACCGTTGACCGCGGAGAGGAAACCGGCGTGTGGGTGAACCCTCTCACACACCACACACGCGagttgtcctacgtggcacacaaaatCACCCAAAACGTGCCAAGATTCATGCAGAAACTGTTCAACGGAGATGGAGGCGTGTGGTTGAGTTGGCTagcgcccacacgtgtgggcgttagtgttttcGATAAAATATCCAAAAGTATAGATAAAATACCTTCAATTTGCAGGCACTCCGGCGAAGACGCTCTGGTCCGACAAGTCCTACCGACGTCCGTGAATGCCGTCGACtcttccgcctccgccgccgccttctCCTCTCGGCTTCTCTTCCAATAGAATGAACTGCGCGGTGGGTTGGGTGAGTAATGAAGTGGAGCGTAAATGGAACCGTGAGTGGAGGGGGCGAAGTGCGAGACGTGGTTGACGGCAACCGCAGTCGGGCGACTCGTGCGGGCGCTAAGCAGTTCCACCACACGCCCCCGAGTGGCAACCGTTGACCGCGGAGAGGAAACCGGCGTGTGGGTGAACCCTCTCACACACCACACGCGagttgtcctacgtggcacacaaaatCACCCAAAAcgtgccaagattcgtgcagaaACTGTTCAACGGAGATAGAGGCGTGTGGTTGAGTTGGCTagcgcccacacgtgtgggcgctAAGCAGTTCCACCACACGCCCCCGAGTGGCAACCGTTGACCGCGGAGAGGAAACCGGCGTGTGGGTGAACCCTCTCACACACCACACACGCGagttgtcctacgtggcacacaaaatCACCCAAAACGTGCCAAGATTCATGCAGAAACTGTTCAACGGAGATGGAGGCGTGTGGTTGAGTTGGCTagcgcccacacgtgtgggcgttagtgttttcGATAAAATATCCAAAAGTATAGATAAAATACCTTCAATTTGCAGGCACTCCGGCGAAGACGCTCCGGTCCGACAAGTCCTACCGACGTCCGTGAATGCCGTCGACTcttccgcctccgcctccgccttctcctcTCGGCTTCTCTTCCAATAGAATGAACTGCGCGGTGGGTTGGGTGAGTAATGAAGTGGAGCGAGTAAATGGAACCGTGAGTGGAGGGGGCGAAGTGCGAGACGTGGTTGACGGCAACCGCAGTCGGGCGACTCGTGCGGGCGCTAAGCAGTTCCACCACACGCCCCCGAGTGGCAACCGTTGACCGCGGAGAGGAAACCGGCGCGTGGGTGAACCCTCTCACACACCACACGCGagttgtcctacgtggcacacaaaatCACCCAAAAcgtgccaagattcgtgcagaaACTGTTCAACGGAGATGGAGGCGTGTGGTTGAGTTGGCTagcgcccacacgtgtgggcgtagTGTTTTCGATAAAATATCCAAAAGTATAGATGAATTGCAAAAAATGATTTAAAGCTTGGCAGATAAAATATATTTTGCTAAAATATTCAGATGTACACGATAAattacaaaaaatattccactaGCTTGGGTCAGCGTGATCTGCTACGAAAACTGATATATACATAAAAAAAAGCGTGGAGGTTTGCTAAAATATTCAGATGTACACGATAAattacaaaaaatattccactaGCTTGGGTCAGCGTGATCTGCTACGAAAACTGATATATACATAAAAAAAAGCGTGGAGGTAGGATTCGAACCTACGCGGGCAAAGCCCATATGATTTCTAGTCATACCCAATAACCACTCTGGCACGTCCACTGCTTGTGTTGAGGACTGCACCCAGCGTTATATATATGGTGTTATTGTCAGGTCCGTCATTTCCATAATCCGCAGTGCTAAACGTGAGTGTCGTGTTTGGTACTTCGGGGTCAGCATTATGACAGCAAAACATATTAGTACTTAATAAATCAATTTTTCCTACTCTATCAATTAGTACTCATACTAACAAGAAAATATATGATGATTCAAGACGTCTCAATGTATGCTTCTTTGTTTGTTAGGGTAAAAGACAACAACATTACTTATAAAAGCAAACTGCCGGTTTAGTAAAACTTCGTTGAATGTCTGTGTGCTGCTACGAAATTTAAACATTaaacatataatgatgctagccAACTTGCCTCCACGGAGCTCCCTCGCGAGAGTGATTCCTGGCCGTTCGATCAGGTGTTCTGGTCCATTTGATCCGTTCAATCATCACCTTGCAGTCAATCTTTTTTTACCTTCCCAGTTCATTTTTCTGCCCAATGACGTGTGGGCTCGTCTCATGTTTGCATTGGCGGGGTCAGTTGCGTCCAGGTGCGAGAGGAATTCACCAATCAGCTCCGTGCCCGCCGCGCGCTCCATCGTGCAGAAAGTGGGCGAAAAGTGAAAACCTAGCCGCCAATCCCCCTCTCGTCCCGGAGCTCGTCCCGAACCCCTGCCTCGCGCAGCCGCCTCGTctctcctcccctctccctcgtgTTCTCTCCCACGCCGCTGGCCCTCTCTCTCGCCTCAgccgcctcctctcctcccctgcGCCGTCGGCTCCCTCAACCAGCTTCTTACTCCTTTCCGTCGGCGGCAGTGGTGACTGGTGAGCATGAGAACAGCGGCCGCGGCTGGACGCCGTGAGCTCGGGAGCAGCTCGTTGACATGGTCCAAGGTGAGGAACTGACGCGCGCTCGACGCCGTTCTCCCATTCTTCCTTTTCAACCCGATGCCTAACCATGTGTTCCAGCGGACTCCAGCGCAGTTGGGAACGACCAAGGCAAGGAGGATCAAGATCTGGATGGCACGCCTCACCCTCGGCTACCTCTTCCACCTCCCCGTCGACTGCCACTTATCACGGAGGAGGAAGGGATGGAGAGATATGGCGGCTGCGACTGGAGCTGGCGGATGCCAGATAGAGGTCCACCCTGTTCCCGGCCTCCCGCGTCCCGCCCCGCCCCGGTACAGGGGCAACAGCAAGGTGAAGATCGTCATGCCCGGGCTTGGGCTCGGTGATGAAGGGCAAGCGAGGTTCCTACCCATGGGCTCTGGCAAGGTGAGATAtttattagttaccttgctcgCCTCCTGTTTGATGAAAGGTCTATGAGCTGATCCTGCTGCGTTTCATGTCCTACAGATCTTGAATTCATGATAAACATTTTTAAATGATGTAGTTGCTACACATGGAAATCCAAGGAAAACATATATCTCACTGATGGATTTGCAGTATGCCTAATCTTGGACGTGTGCAAACCAACATAGTTGTGAATGAGCTCTGCTAGATTGTCTCAGCTCATGCCATGAGCGTTGGTAGTGTGTCACTGCAATGCGTAATGTCCATTCCTTCTGCCTTTTTCCTTTCTGTACATTTGGAGAAAAATGCACACATGTTATTTCTGCATTTGACAATTCCATTTAGGTGTAAAAACCTGGCTTTGTTTTGTTCCTTTTTGTTCTCTGTACAGTTTTTGCACTGACCAATGAACTGTGATGTCCATGAATGCTATTAAGGCACTGTTGAACTCCGCCTTTTCCTATCTGTACATTTGGAGAATAATGCATACATGTTGTCACAGCAATTTTTTGTTGGGGTTCACATGTTGTGACTATATGTATGAGACTGACATA contains:
- the LOC109737666 gene encoding uncharacterized protein isoform X1, with protein sequence MRTAAAAGRRELGSSSLTWSKRTPAQLGTTKARRIKIWMARLTLGYLFHLPVDCHLSRRRKGWRDMAAATGAGGCQIEVHPVPGLPRPAPPRYRGNSKVKIVMPGLGLGDEGQARFLPMGSGKLLHMEIQGKHISH
- the LOC109737666 gene encoding uncharacterized protein isoform X3; the protein is MRTAAAAGRRELGSSSLTWSKRTPAQLGTTKARRIKIWMARLTLGYLFHLPVDCHLSRRRKGWRDMAAATGAGGCQIEVHPVPGLPRPAPPRYRGNSKVKIVMPGLGLGDEGQARFLPMGSGKILNS
- the LOC109737666 gene encoding uncharacterized protein isoform X4, coding for MRTAAAAGRRELGSSSLTWSKRTPAQLGTTKARRIKIWMARLTLGYLFHLPVDCHLSRRRKGWRDMAAATGAGGCQIEVHPVPGLPRPAPPRYRGNSKVKIVMPGLGLGDEGQARFLPMGSGKED
- the LOC109737666 gene encoding uncharacterized protein isoform X2, which translates into the protein MRTAAAAGRRELGSSSLTWSKLGTTKARRIKIWMARLTLGYLFHLPVDCHLSRRRKGWRDMAAATGAGGCQIEVHPVPGLPRPAPPRYRGNSKVKIVMPGLGLGDEGQARFLPMGSGKLLHMEIQGKHISH
- the LOC109737666 gene encoding uncharacterized protein isoform X6 produces the protein MVQAQLGTTKARRIKIWMARLTLGYLFHLPVDCHLSRRRKGWRDMAAATGAGGCQIEVHPVPGLPRPAPPRYRGNSKVKIVMPGLGLGDEGQARFLPMGSGKILNS
- the LOC109737666 gene encoding uncharacterized protein isoform X7, giving the protein MVQAQLGTTKARRIKIWMARLTLGYLFHLPVDCHLSRRRKGWRDMAAATGAGGCQIEVHPVPGLPRPAPPRYRGNSKVKIVMPGLGLGDEGQARFLPMGSGKED
- the LOC109737666 gene encoding uncharacterized protein isoform X5, with the translated sequence MVQAQLGTTKARRIKIWMARLTLGYLFHLPVDCHLSRRRKGWRDMAAATGAGGCQIEVHPVPGLPRPAPPRYRGNSKVKIVMPGLGLGDEGQARFLPMGSGKLLHMEIQGKHISH